The following are encoded together in the Mycolicibacterium arabiense genome:
- a CDS encoding DUF4190 domain-containing protein, translating into MTNGPEQPYRGPEFPAPDGSTQPLDYPANPGLPPPVHPDGWSQPGGYPPPGYPAPGYQQPGYPPPYPPYAGGYPYDPYRAAQPAGTNGKAIAALVCALTGLLCGLPAVVGVVLGIIAMRETRRTGQDGWGLALAGVIVGGLITAGMILYVLLIVGMFASGYAVT; encoded by the coding sequence ATGACCAACGGTCCCGAGCAGCCTTACCGCGGCCCCGAGTTCCCGGCACCCGACGGTTCGACGCAGCCGCTGGACTACCCCGCCAACCCCGGGCTGCCGCCGCCTGTCCACCCCGACGGGTGGTCGCAACCGGGCGGATACCCGCCGCCCGGGTACCCGGCCCCGGGTTACCAGCAGCCCGGCTACCCGCCGCCCTATCCGCCGTACGCCGGCGGCTACCCGTACGACCCCTACCGAGCGGCTCAGCCCGCGGGCACCAACGGCAAGGCGATCGCGGCGCTGGTCTGCGCACTGACCGGACTGCTCTGCGGCCTGCCCGCGGTCGTCGGCGTCGTCCTCGGGATCATCGCCATGCGCGAGACCCGTCGCACCGGGCAGGACGGGTGGGGTCTGGCGCTCGCGGGCGTCATCGTCGGCGGCCTGATCACCGCGGGCATGATCCTGTACGTGCTGCTGATCGTCGGTATGTTCGCCAGCGGTTACGCCGTCACCTGA
- a CDS encoding DUF4190 domain-containing protein: MTSEDSNPGQTSSPDSGAGGSEPAPQGYESPPIEDTPRPDEQDSGDSAPAYANSYEPPSYEQPRYDQPSYEQPSYDQPQYGQPQFGQSQFGQQAPPQYGTPGNYPPPPPYGAAPGYGPPPGYPPPGYGAPGYGAPGYGAPGYGAPSYPAYGAQPTKTNALAIASLVASVVSLCGIGSIAGIILGVVAINQIKVSGESGRGLALAGIIVGAVTLLFSMLWLVLVAAA; this comes from the coding sequence ATGACGAGTGAGGACTCGAACCCAGGTCAGACGTCGTCACCCGACTCGGGCGCCGGAGGGTCGGAACCGGCTCCCCAGGGCTACGAATCGCCCCCCATCGAGGACACCCCGCGACCGGACGAGCAGGACTCCGGCGACTCGGCGCCTGCGTACGCGAACTCCTACGAGCCGCCGTCGTATGAGCAGCCTCGCTACGACCAGCCCTCCTACGAGCAGCCCTCGTACGACCAACCGCAGTACGGCCAACCGCAGTTCGGCCAGTCGCAGTTCGGCCAGCAGGCGCCGCCGCAGTACGGCACCCCGGGCAACTACCCGCCTCCCCCGCCCTACGGCGCCGCCCCCGGTTACGGTCCGCCGCCCGGGTATCCGCCGCCCGGCTATGGCGCGCCAGGCTATGGCGCACCCGGTTACGGGGCTCCGGGTTACGGCGCTCCCAGCTATCCCGCCTACGGCGCGCAGCCCACGAAGACGAACGCGTTGGCCATTGCCTCACTGGTCGCGTCCGTGGTGTCGCTCTGCGGCATCGGCTCGATCGCGGGCATCATCCTCGGCGTCGTCGCGATCAACCAGATCAAGGTGAGCGGCGAGTCCGGCCGGGGCCTGGCCCTCGCGGGGATCATCGTCGGCGCCGTGACGCTGCTGTTCAGCATGCTCTGGCTCGTCCTCGTCGCGGCGGCTTGA
- a CDS encoding general stress protein yields the protein MTSPLQPGQKQGRGMPPALPTPPKGWPIGSYPTYAEAQRAVDYLSDQQFPVQQVTIVGVDLMQVERVTGRLTWPRVLGGGALTGAWLGLFIGLVLGFFSPSPWGSLIAGLVAGVFFGLITSGLQYAMARGTRDFSSTMQLVAGRYDVLCDPQAAEQGRDLLARLTI from the coding sequence ATGACCAGCCCGCTTCAACCAGGACAGAAGCAGGGACGTGGAATGCCCCCAGCACTACCGACCCCGCCGAAGGGATGGCCGATCGGGTCGTACCCCACCTACGCCGAAGCGCAACGGGCAGTCGACTACCTGTCGGACCAGCAGTTTCCCGTGCAGCAGGTCACCATCGTCGGCGTCGACCTCATGCAGGTGGAACGGGTCACGGGCAGGTTGACGTGGCCGCGCGTGCTCGGCGGCGGTGCGCTGACCGGCGCCTGGCTGGGTCTGTTCATCGGTCTGGTGCTCGGCTTCTTCAGCCCGAGCCCGTGGGGGTCGCTGATCGCGGGCCTGGTCGCCGGTGTGTTCTTCGGCTTGATCACCTCGGGCCTACAGTACGCAATGGCGCGCGGCACAAGGGATTTCAGCTCGACGATGCAGCTCGTCGCCGGACGCTACGACGTCCTGTGTGACCCGCAGGCCGCCGAGCAGGGGCGGGATCTGCTGGCGCGCTTGACTATCTGA
- a CDS encoding ABC transporter substrate-binding protein: MTSVASLTACSSGGGGNVINFYTPANEMATFTAVAKRCNEELGGRFTIQQVSLPKGADDQRLQLARRLTGNDKTLDVMALDVVWTAEFAEAGWALPLSDDPAGQAEADAREDTLPGPLKTAEWQDRLYAAPVTTNTQLLWYRADLVPEPPRDWDAMVADATRLHAAGEPSWIAVQAKQYEGLMVWFNTLLASAGGQILSEDGETVTLTDTPEHRAATVKALQIIKSVATAPGADPSITQTDEGTARLALEQGKAALEVNWPFVLPSLLENAVKGGVSFLPLDQQPDLASAINDEGTFSPSDEQFTSAYEASKKVFGFAEFPGVVPGQPAKVTLGGLNLAVGKNTQRKAEAFEAIRCLRNAENQRYTSVEGGLPAVRASLYDDPAFQTKYPQYDVIRRQLVDAAVRPATPVYQAVSTRISATLAPITEIDPERTADELAEQVQKAIDGKGLIP, from the coding sequence ATGACCTCGGTGGCGTCGTTGACGGCGTGCAGCTCCGGCGGTGGCGGGAACGTCATCAACTTCTACACACCGGCCAACGAGATGGCGACGTTCACCGCGGTGGCGAAGCGTTGCAACGAGGAACTCGGCGGCCGGTTCACCATTCAACAGGTCAGCCTGCCCAAGGGTGCCGACGACCAGCGGCTGCAGCTGGCTCGTCGACTCACCGGCAACGACAAGACCCTCGACGTCATGGCACTCGACGTGGTCTGGACCGCGGAGTTCGCCGAAGCCGGTTGGGCGTTGCCGCTTTCGGACGACCCGGCAGGCCAGGCGGAGGCCGATGCCCGCGAGGACACCCTGCCCGGCCCGCTGAAGACGGCCGAGTGGCAGGACCGGCTGTACGCGGCGCCCGTCACCACCAACACCCAATTGCTCTGGTACCGAGCCGATCTCGTACCCGAACCGCCCCGGGACTGGGACGCCATGGTGGCCGACGCCACCCGCCTGCACGCCGCCGGTGAGCCGAGTTGGATTGCCGTGCAGGCCAAGCAGTACGAGGGCCTCATGGTGTGGTTCAACACGTTGCTGGCCAGCGCCGGGGGACAGATTCTCTCCGAGGACGGCGAGACCGTCACGCTGACCGACACCCCGGAGCACCGCGCCGCGACGGTCAAGGCCCTGCAGATCATCAAGTCCGTCGCCACCGCCCCGGGTGCCGACCCGTCGATCACTCAGACCGACGAGGGCACCGCACGCCTGGCGCTCGAACAGGGCAAGGCCGCGCTCGAGGTGAACTGGCCGTTCGTGCTGCCGTCGCTGCTGGAGAACGCGGTCAAGGGGGGCGTCTCCTTCCTGCCGCTCGATCAGCAGCCCGACCTCGCGAGCGCCATCAACGACGAGGGGACGTTCTCGCCGTCCGACGAGCAGTTCACCTCGGCGTACGAGGCGAGCAAGAAGGTGTTCGGCTTCGCCGAGTTCCCGGGTGTCGTGCCCGGGCAGCCCGCGAAGGTGACGCTCGGTGGCCTGAACCTGGCGGTGGGCAAGAACACTCAGCGCAAGGCCGAGGCCTTCGAGGCGATCCGCTGCCTGCGCAACGCGGAGAACCAGCGCTACACCTCGGTCGAGGGCGGCCTGCCTGCCGTGCGGGCGTCGCTGTACGACGACCCCGCCTTCCAGACCAAGTACCCGCAGTACGACGTCATCCGTCGTCAGCTCGTCGACGCCGCCGTGCGTCCCGCGACCCCGGTGTATCAGGCGGTGTCGACCCGTATCTCGGCAACGTTGGCGCCCATCACCGAGATCGACCCGGAGCGCACGGCCGACGAACTCGCCGAACAGGTGCAGAAGGCCATCGACGGTAAGGGGCTGATCCCGTGA
- a CDS encoding carbohydrate ABC transporter permease has translation MTAVPTESTPAVAATDDERSERKLAFLLISPAVLLMIAVTAYPIAYAVWLSLQRYNLAAPDDTEFVGLSNYVTILTDGYWWTAFAVTLAITVVSVAIEFVLGMALALVMHRTIFGKGVVRTAILVPYGIVTVAASYSWYYAWTPGTGYLANLLPEGSAPLTEQFPSLAIVVLAEVWKTTPFMALLLLAGLALVPQDLLNAAQVDGAGSWTRLVRIILPLMKPAILVALLFRTLDAFRIFDNIYVLTAGANDTGSVSILGYDNLFKAFNLGLGSAISVLVFLSVAVIAFIYVKIFGAAAPGSDDVGGRR, from the coding sequence GTGACCGCGGTACCCACGGAGTCGACGCCTGCCGTCGCCGCCACCGACGACGAGCGGTCCGAGCGCAAGCTCGCCTTCCTGTTGATCAGTCCCGCGGTGCTGCTGATGATCGCGGTGACGGCGTACCCGATCGCCTACGCGGTGTGGCTCAGCCTGCAGCGCTACAACCTCGCCGCGCCGGACGACACCGAGTTCGTCGGACTGAGCAACTACGTCACGATCCTCACCGACGGCTACTGGTGGACGGCGTTCGCGGTGACGCTGGCGATCACCGTGGTGTCGGTGGCCATCGAGTTCGTACTCGGCATGGCGCTCGCACTGGTCATGCACCGGACCATCTTCGGCAAGGGCGTGGTGCGGACCGCGATCCTGGTGCCGTACGGCATCGTGACGGTCGCCGCGTCCTACAGCTGGTACTACGCATGGACGCCGGGCACCGGCTATCTGGCCAACCTGCTGCCCGAGGGCAGTGCGCCTCTGACCGAACAGTTCCCGTCCTTGGCGATTGTCGTGCTGGCCGAGGTGTGGAAGACGACGCCGTTCATGGCGCTGCTGCTGCTCGCCGGGCTGGCGCTGGTGCCGCAGGATCTGCTGAACGCGGCCCAGGTCGACGGCGCCGGTTCGTGGACGCGGTTGGTCAGGATCATCCTGCCGCTGATGAAGCCGGCGATCCTGGTGGCGCTGCTGTTCCGCACGCTCGACGCGTTCCGCATCTTCGACAACATCTACGTGCTGACCGCCGGGGCCAACGACACCGGATCGGTCTCGATCCTCGGTTACGACAACCTGTTCAAGGCGTTCAACCTCGGCCTTGGCTCGGCGATCAGCGTCCTGGTGTTCCTGTCGGTCGCGGTGATCGCGTTCATCTACGTGAAGATCTTCGGCGCCGCGGCCCCGGGCAGTGACGACGTGGGGGGACGCCGATGA
- a CDS encoding carbohydrate ABC transporter permease: MNERAGAGRATGWVVVNVLVVLYALIPVLWILSLSLKPTSSVKDGKLIPAEVTFDNYTAIFQGNVFSSALVNSIGIGLITTVIAVVIGGMAAYAIARLAFPGKKLLVGVALLIAMFPQISLVTPIFNIERAVGLFDTWPGLIIPYITFALPLAIYTMSAFFKEIPWDLEKAAKMDGATPAQAFRKVIAPLAAPGIVTAAILVFIFAWNDLLLALSLTATERAITAPVAIANFTGSSQFEEPTGSIAAGAMVITVPIIIFVLIFQRRIVAGLTSGAVKG; the protein is encoded by the coding sequence ATGAACGAACGAGCTGGCGCCGGTCGCGCCACGGGCTGGGTCGTCGTCAACGTCCTGGTCGTGCTGTACGCCCTGATCCCCGTGCTGTGGATCCTGTCGTTGTCGCTCAAGCCGACGTCGAGTGTCAAGGACGGCAAGCTCATTCCCGCCGAGGTGACGTTCGACAACTACACCGCGATCTTCCAGGGCAACGTGTTCAGTTCGGCGCTGGTCAACTCGATCGGCATCGGACTGATCACCACCGTGATCGCCGTCGTCATCGGCGGGATGGCCGCCTACGCGATCGCGCGGCTGGCGTTCCCCGGCAAGAAACTGCTCGTCGGCGTGGCGCTGCTGATCGCGATGTTCCCCCAGATCTCGCTGGTGACACCGATCTTCAACATCGAGCGCGCCGTGGGCCTGTTCGACACGTGGCCCGGCCTGATCATCCCCTACATCACGTTCGCGCTGCCGCTGGCGATCTACACCATGTCGGCGTTCTTCAAGGAGATCCCATGGGATCTGGAGAAGGCCGCCAAGATGGACGGGGCCACGCCCGCGCAGGCCTTCCGCAAGGTGATCGCACCGCTGGCGGCGCCGGGCATCGTGACCGCGGCGATCCTGGTCTTCATCTTCGCGTGGAACGACCTGCTGCTGGCGCTGTCGCTGACCGCGACCGAGCGGGCTATCACCGCGCCGGTGGCGATCGCGAACTTCACGGGCAGTTCGCAATTCGAGGAGCCGACGGGGTCGATCGCGGCCGGTGCCATGGTGATCACCGTGCCGATCATCATCTTCGTGCTCATCTTCCAAAGACGTATCGTCGCCGGGCTCACGTCCGGTGCGGTGAAGGGGTAG
- a CDS encoding ABC transporter ATP-binding protein, with protein MAEIVLDRVSKSYPNGATAVKELSLTIADGEFIILVGPSGCGKSTTLNMIAGLEDISSGELTIGGERVNEKAPKDRDIAMVFQSYALYPHMTVRQNIAFPLTLAKASKADIAAKVEETAKTLDLTELLDRKPGELSGGQRQRVAMGRAIVRNPKAFLMDEPLSNLDAKLRVQMRSEIARLQNRLNTTTVYVTHDQTEAMTLGDRVVVMLAGVAQQIGTPEELYNRPANLFVAGFIGSPAMNFFPATLTDVGVRLPFGEVTLTQEASDLLRKHPKPANVIAGLRPEHLDDSSLMDTYARIRALTFEVTVDLVESLGAEKYVHFHTEGEGARASQLAELAVESGGADNEFTARVSTESKLVARQTAELAFDTSRLVLFDADSGVNLSIPPAA; from the coding sequence ATGGCCGAGATCGTGTTGGACCGGGTGTCGAAGAGCTACCCTAATGGCGCGACGGCGGTGAAGGAACTGTCGCTGACGATCGCCGACGGCGAGTTCATCATCCTGGTCGGTCCGTCGGGTTGCGGTAAGTCGACCACGCTGAACATGATCGCCGGGCTCGAGGACATCAGCTCCGGCGAGTTGACGATCGGTGGCGAGCGGGTCAACGAGAAGGCGCCCAAGGACCGCGACATCGCGATGGTGTTCCAGTCCTACGCGCTGTACCCGCACATGACGGTGCGGCAGAACATCGCCTTCCCGCTGACCCTGGCCAAGGCGTCGAAGGCCGACATCGCCGCCAAGGTGGAGGAGACCGCCAAGACGCTGGACCTGACCGAGTTGCTGGACCGCAAGCCCGGGGAGTTGTCCGGCGGTCAGCGGCAGCGGGTCGCGATGGGGCGCGCAATCGTGCGCAACCCCAAGGCATTCCTGATGGACGAGCCACTGTCGAACCTCGACGCCAAGCTGCGCGTGCAGATGCGCTCGGAGATCGCCCGGCTGCAGAACCGCCTGAACACGACCACCGTCTACGTCACGCACGATCAGACCGAGGCGATGACGCTCGGTGACCGCGTGGTCGTGATGCTGGCAGGCGTCGCGCAGCAGATCGGCACGCCCGAGGAGCTGTACAACCGGCCCGCGAACCTGTTCGTCGCAGGGTTCATCGGCAGTCCGGCGATGAACTTCTTCCCCGCCACCCTGACCGACGTCGGCGTGCGGCTGCCCTTCGGCGAGGTGACGCTCACCCAGGAGGCGTCCGACCTGCTGCGCAAGCACCCCAAGCCGGCCAACGTGATCGCGGGCCTGCGGCCGGAGCACCTCGACGATTCATCGCTCATGGACACCTACGCGCGCATCCGAGCGCTGACGTTCGAGGTGACCGTCGACCTCGTCGAGTCGCTCGGCGCGGAGAAGTACGTGCACTTCCACACCGAGGGCGAAGGCGCCCGGGCCAGCCAGCTCGCCGAGCTGGCGGTCGAATCCGGCGGTGCCGACAACGAATTCACCGCCCGGGTGTCGACCGAGTCGAAGCTCGTGGCACGGCAGACGGCGGAGTTGGCGTTCGACACCTCGCGGCTGGTGCTCTTCGACGCCGACTCGGGCGTGAACCTGTCGATCCCGCCGGCAGCGTGA
- a CDS encoding suppressor of fused domain protein translates to MSDVLTAVRARLREHFAAAGVTGDPVGANVTFLGAEPMEVLRFGADSDGVYHYVSVGCSRHPMMDPMEFVADTSTGPRAEVVLSQRGPTPAGLAKSIAVVASTPSIEGVILVEDALIDLETPLWEGAPFTAVLLGRSDIDDVDVDGDHPVTVLSATPITATEAAWVRLKGAEAMREAWLTDGVDVRDPRRRAASPS, encoded by the coding sequence GTGAGCGACGTTCTCACAGCGGTTCGGGCGCGACTGCGCGAACACTTCGCCGCCGCGGGCGTGACGGGCGACCCCGTCGGGGCGAACGTGACGTTCCTGGGCGCGGAGCCGATGGAGGTGCTGAGGTTCGGCGCCGACTCGGACGGCGTCTATCACTATGTCTCCGTTGGCTGTTCGCGGCACCCGATGATGGATCCGATGGAGTTCGTTGCGGACACGTCGACCGGCCCGCGCGCCGAGGTGGTGCTCTCCCAGCGCGGGCCCACCCCGGCCGGGTTGGCCAAGTCGATCGCCGTGGTGGCGTCCACGCCATCGATCGAGGGGGTGATCCTGGTCGAGGATGCGTTGATCGACCTGGAGACGCCGCTGTGGGAGGGCGCCCCGTTCACCGCGGTGCTGTTGGGGCGCAGCGACATCGACGACGTAGACGTCGACGGGGATCATCCGGTGACGGTGCTGTCGGCGACGCCGATCACCGCGACCGAGGCGGCGTGGGTGCGGCTCAAGGGAGCCGAGGCGATGCGCGAGGCGTGGCTCACCGACGGCGTGGACGTGCGCGATCCGCGACGCCGCGCCGCCAGCCCCAGCTGA
- the corA gene encoding magnesium/cobalt transporter CorA, whose product MPSFRALQPSVLKASARRPAEADFHSIHVPVARAMVDCGVYADGARLPGKYTHGGALAKVRELEASGVPAFVWIGLHEPDDHQMQAVADVFDLHELAVEDAVHAHQRPKLERYDDTLFLVLKTVNYVEHESMAKVREIVETGEIMIFVGRDFVVTVRHGDHGGLASVRKHMDSAPSNCRLGPYAVMHAIADHVVDSYLDVTDLVENDIDAMEENVFSPDSATDIEHIYLMKREVVELRRAVSPLAKDLERMGTDYNDLVSKEVRRYMRDVLDHTMKASDRIASYDEVLSSLVQAAVGKVSMQQNTDMRKISAWVAIAAVPTAIAGIYGMNFEHMPELKQVWGYPAVLLLMLTVCTTLYFTFRRNHWL is encoded by the coding sequence ATGCCGTCGTTCCGCGCGCTGCAGCCCTCGGTGCTCAAGGCGTCCGCCCGCCGTCCCGCTGAAGCCGACTTCCACTCCATCCACGTGCCGGTCGCCCGCGCGATGGTCGACTGCGGCGTGTACGCCGACGGGGCACGGCTGCCGGGCAAGTACACCCACGGCGGTGCTCTGGCGAAGGTCCGCGAACTGGAGGCCTCGGGTGTGCCTGCCTTCGTGTGGATCGGTTTGCACGAGCCCGACGACCATCAGATGCAGGCGGTGGCCGACGTCTTCGACCTGCACGAGCTCGCCGTCGAGGACGCCGTGCACGCCCATCAGCGGCCGAAGCTCGAACGCTACGACGACACGCTGTTCCTGGTCCTCAAGACCGTGAACTACGTCGAGCACGAGTCGATGGCCAAGGTGCGCGAGATCGTCGAGACCGGTGAGATCATGATCTTCGTCGGCCGCGACTTCGTCGTCACGGTCCGCCACGGCGACCACGGCGGCCTCGCGAGCGTCCGCAAGCACATGGACAGCGCGCCCTCGAACTGTCGGCTGGGCCCGTACGCGGTGATGCACGCGATCGCCGACCACGTCGTCGACTCCTACCTCGACGTCACCGACCTGGTCGAGAACGACATCGACGCGATGGAGGAGAACGTCTTCTCCCCCGACAGCGCCACCGACATCGAGCACATCTACCTGATGAAGCGCGAGGTCGTGGAACTGCGCCGCGCGGTCAGCCCACTGGCCAAGGACCTCGAGCGCATGGGCACCGACTACAACGACCTCGTCTCCAAGGAGGTCCGGCGGTACATGCGCGACGTGCTCGACCACACCATGAAGGCGTCCGACCGCATCGCCAGCTACGACGAGGTGCTCAGCTCACTGGTGCAGGCAGCGGTCGGCAAGGTCTCGATGCAGCAGAACACCGACATGCGCAAGATCTCGGCGTGGGTCGCGATCGCCGCCGTCCCGACCGCGATCGCGGGCATATACGGGATGAACTTCGAACACATGCCGGAACTCAAACAGGTATGGGGCTATCCGGCGGTGCTCTTGCTGATGTTGACCGTGTGCACCACGCTGTATTTCACCTTCCGGCGCAACCACTGGCTGTAG
- a CDS encoding NAD(P)-dependent malic enzyme has product MSNSAVDSSSDTPSAARTPQVVIDDAEIFAAHEGGKLSIDLREPLDTQRALSIAYTPGVAQVSRAIAADPALAAKYTWANRLVAVVSDGSAVLGLGDIGPSASLPVMEGKSALFKTFGGLDSIPIVLATKDPDEIIETLIRLRPTFGAVNLEDISAPRCFEIERRAIEALDCPVMHDDQHGTAIVVLGALLGAAKVLDRDMTTLKVVVSGAGAAGVACTNILLASGIRDITVLDSKGIVHSGRDDLNSFKAELAARTNPRALTGGVAEALDGADMFLGLSAGLVPEHLIATMAPCGIVFALSNPDPEIHPDAARKYASVVATGRSDFPNQINNVLAFPGVFRGALDAGARRITEAMKVAAAHAIFSVVGDDLAADHIVPSALDPRVGPAVAAAVAEASGV; this is encoded by the coding sequence GTGTCCAACAGTGCTGTTGATTCGTCGAGTGATACGCCGTCCGCTGCTCGTACGCCGCAAGTCGTCATCGACGACGCCGAGATCTTCGCAGCGCACGAGGGCGGCAAGCTCTCGATCGATCTGAGGGAGCCACTCGACACGCAGCGCGCCCTGTCGATCGCCTACACCCCGGGCGTCGCCCAGGTGAGTCGCGCGATCGCCGCCGACCCCGCCCTCGCCGCCAAGTACACCTGGGCCAACCGCCTCGTCGCGGTCGTCAGTGACGGCAGCGCCGTCCTCGGACTCGGTGACATCGGCCCGTCGGCGTCGCTGCCGGTGATGGAGGGCAAGAGCGCGCTGTTCAAGACGTTCGGCGGTCTCGACTCGATCCCGATCGTGCTGGCCACCAAGGACCCCGACGAGATCATCGAGACGCTGATCCGGCTGCGGCCGACGTTCGGCGCGGTGAACCTCGAGGACATCTCGGCGCCGCGCTGCTTCGAGATCGAGCGCCGCGCCATCGAGGCCCTCGACTGCCCGGTGATGCACGACGATCAGCACGGCACCGCGATCGTCGTCCTCGGCGCGCTGCTCGGTGCGGCCAAGGTCCTCGACCGCGACATGACCACGCTCAAGGTCGTCGTCTCCGGTGCGGGTGCGGCAGGCGTGGCGTGCACGAACATTCTGCTCGCCAGTGGGATTCGCGACATCACGGTGCTCGACAGCAAGGGCATCGTGCACTCCGGCCGCGACGACCTCAATTCGTTCAAGGCCGAGCTGGCCGCTCGGACCAACCCGCGTGCGCTGACCGGCGGCGTGGCCGAGGCGCTCGACGGTGCGGACATGTTCCTCGGGTTGTCGGCAGGACTGGTGCCCGAGCACCTGATCGCGACGATGGCCCCTTGCGGCATCGTGTTCGCGCTGTCCAACCCGGACCCCGAGATCCACCCCGACGCCGCACGCAAGTACGCGTCCGTGGTGGCGACCGGCCGCAGCGACTTCCCGAACCAGATCAACAACGTGCTGGCCTTCCCGGGCGTCTTCCGCGGTGCGCTCGACGCAGGCGCCCGCCGCATCACCGAGGCGATGAAGGTCGCGGCGGCTCATGCGATCTTCTCGGTGGTCGGCGACGATCTCGCGGCCGACCACATCGTGCCCAGCGCGCTGGACCCGCGCGTCGGCCCGGCGGTGGCTGCGGCGGTCGCGGAAGCCTCGGGAGTCTGA
- a CDS encoding glycine betaine ABC transporter substrate-binding protein, whose translation MTRRLVVALVALLIAGCSGGSAPPSIAVGATDDPQSALLAQLYAAALRYYGSPAHVETSDDPVGDLDTRDVLVAPGLTGRLLTRFDPNSTARAPEQVYRAMIGALPEGIAAGDYAQSADDGPAVAVTEQTAEAWGGSDVTALARTCGRPNAGAVVGAVTPRAVGSCRLPEPREFRDQTALFAALQSGRIDLAWTSTAAADVPDWAVVLTDRTSLIRAENVVPLYRRNELTEQQVLALNQIAGELDNGALADMLRQVGDGKDPAALAGDWLSSHPLGH comes from the coding sequence TTGACTCGCCGGCTGGTCGTCGCGCTCGTCGCGCTGCTGATCGCCGGATGCAGCGGCGGGTCGGCGCCCCCGTCGATCGCGGTCGGCGCGACCGACGACCCCCAGTCCGCACTGCTGGCCCAGCTCTACGCCGCGGCGCTGCGCTACTACGGCAGCCCCGCACACGTGGAGACCAGCGACGACCCGGTGGGCGACCTCGACACCCGTGACGTGCTAGTGGCCCCCGGGCTGACCGGCCGGCTGTTGACGCGCTTCGACCCGAACTCCACCGCCCGCGCGCCCGAGCAGGTGTACCGGGCGATGATCGGCGCGCTGCCCGAGGGCATCGCGGCAGGCGACTACGCCCAGTCCGCCGACGACGGACCGGCCGTCGCGGTCACCGAGCAGACGGCCGAGGCGTGGGGTGGCAGTGACGTCACGGCGTTGGCCAGGACGTGCGGGCGCCCAAATGCCGGCGCGGTCGTCGGCGCCGTCACGCCGCGCGCGGTCGGGTCCTGCCGGCTGCCCGAGCCGCGCGAATTCCGTGATCAGACAGCACTGTTCGCTGCGCTCCAGTCCGGCCGCATCGACCTGGCGTGGACGTCCACGGCGGCCGCGGACGTCCCGGACTGGGCGGTGGTGCTCACCGACCGCACCTCGCTGATCCGGGCGGAGAACGTCGTGCCGCTGTACCGGCGCAACGAACTGACCGAGCAGCAGGTGCTAGCGCTCAACCAGATCGCAGGCGAACTCGACAACGGAGCACTGGCCGACATGCTGCGTCAGGTGGGCGACGGCAAGGACCCGGCCGCGCTGGCCGGAGACTGGCTGTCGTCACACCCGCTGGGCCACTGA
- a CDS encoding SDR family NAD(P)-dependent oxidoreductase, with product MEGFAGKVAVVTGAGSGIGQALAIELARSGAKVAISDVNIEGLAVTEERIKAIGAPVKADRLDVTEREAFELYADAVKAHFGKVNQIYNNAGIAFAGDVEVSGFKDIERVMDVDFWGVVNGTKVFLPHLIESGDGHVINVSSIFGIFSVPGQAAYNAAKFAVRGFTEALRQEMALAKHPVKVTTIHPGGIKTGIARNMTAAEGIDVDELAKTFDKKLASTSPEKAAQIIMDGVRKNKARVLIGNDAKALDLIVRLTGSGYQKLFAGVIAKALPNSH from the coding sequence ATGGAGGGCTTCGCGGGCAAGGTCGCGGTCGTCACGGGCGCCGGATCGGGTATCGGCCAGGCCCTGGCCATCGAGTTGGCACGGTCGGGCGCCAAGGTCGCGATCAGCGACGTCAACATCGAGGGCCTCGCCGTCACCGAGGAGCGCATCAAGGCGATCGGCGCCCCGGTGAAGGCCGACCGGCTCGACGTCACCGAGCGCGAGGCCTTCGAGTTGTACGCCGACGCCGTCAAGGCCCACTTCGGCAAGGTCAACCAGATCTACAACAACGCCGGCATCGCGTTCGCGGGCGACGTCGAGGTCAGCGGCTTCAAGGACATCGAGCGCGTCATGGACGTCGACTTCTGGGGTGTCGTCAACGGGACCAAGGTGTTCCTCCCCCACCTCATCGAGTCCGGCGACGGGCACGTGATCAACGTGTCGAGCATCTTCGGCATCTTCTCGGTGCCCGGCCAGGCGGCGTACAACGCGGCCAAGTTCGCCGTCCGCGGGTTCACCGAGGCGCTGCGCCAGGAGATGGCGCTGGCCAAGCATCCGGTCAAGGTCACCACCATCCACCCGGGCGGCATCAAGACCGGCATCGCGCGCAACATGACGGCCGCCGAGGGCATCGACGTCGACGAACTCGCGAAGACGTTCGACAAGAAGCTGGCCAGCACGTCACCGGAGAAGGCCGCGCAGATCATCATGGACGGCGTCCGCAAGAACAAGGCGCGGGTCCTGATCGGCAACGACGCCAAGGCACTCGACCTCATCGTGCGCCTGACCGGCTCCGGCTACCAGAAGCTGTTCGCCGGCGTCATCGCCAAGGCGCTGCCCAACTCGCACTGA